In the genome of Cryptomeria japonica chromosome 8, Sugi_1.0, whole genome shotgun sequence, one region contains:
- the LOC131060037 gene encoding stigma-specific STIG1-like protein 1, whose amino-acid sequence MVFKIRLSVSVLICVAILVRNEGCECRELSSLGSHSMFLRRTYSSRGRKAEVLCGNDPGLCARYGSARGYSNGNWACCSKRYCIDVSSDPFNCGSCGHACGYGLGCCGGKCTNFFNDNANCGSCFNACHQEKCSFGICGYAHGYGYSNYNQTRKL is encoded by the coding sequence ATGGTATTCAAAATCAGGTTATCAGTTTCTGTCCTGATATGTGTGGCTATACTTGTCAGAAATGAAGGATGTGAGTGTAGAGAACTAAGCTCCCTAGGCAGTCATTCTATGTTCTTGAGAAGAACTTATAGTAGCAGAGGTAGAAAAGCAGAAGTTTTGTGTGGTAATGATCCAGGGCTATGTGCTCGTTATGGTAGTGCTCGAGGATACTCAAATGGTAACTGGGCGTGCTGCTCGAAGAGGTATTGCATTGATGTATCTTCTGACCCATTCAACTGTGGATCATGTGGGCATGCTTGTGGTTATGGGTTAGGTTGCTGTGGAGGAAAGTGCACAAACTTTTTCAATGATAATGCTAACTGTGGAAGTTGCTTCAATGCTTGCCATCAGGAGAAATGCTCCTTTGGTATCTGTGGATATGCGCATGGCTATGGCTACTCCAATTACAATCAAACACGAAAGCTGTAG